Proteins encoded in a region of the Mucilaginibacter sabulilitoris genome:
- a CDS encoding SpoIIAA family protein yields MLEHMNYLPSHVLGMHAVGDVTIKDYTKALLPLLNEQVKKNGRINLLLVLETNIQNFTAGAWCGNVEIGLKYFLRWNKLAIVTDQKGIREFSHLFKYILPGKYRGYPLEELDEAVKWVAEK; encoded by the coding sequence ATGCTTGAACACATGAATTATTTGCCCTCGCATGTGTTAGGTATGCACGCGGTTGGTGACGTAACAATTAAAGATTATACAAAGGCATTGCTGCCTTTACTTAATGAACAGGTGAAGAAAAACGGACGGATTAACCTGCTATTAGTTTTAGAAACCAATATACAGAATTTTACAGCAGGTGCTTGGTGCGGAAATGTTGAGATTGGCCTGAAATACTTTTTGAGATGGAACAAACTGGCTATAGTGACCGATCAAAAAGGCATCAGAGAATTTAGTCACCTGTTTAAATATATTCTCCCGGGTAAATACAGGGGGTATCCGCTTGAGGAGCTGGACGAAGCGGTGAAATGGGTAGCAGAGAAATAA
- a CDS encoding POT-type proton-dependent oligopeptide transporter yields the protein MQEAPAVKATPKSRFPKSVPYIIGNEAAERFSFYGMRSILTLFLVNQFFNPNHIDAVNDLANAKANKLHHLFVMVAYALPFVGGMVADWFTGKYKLILYVSMIYCLGHLMLAMFDGGLGGFELGLLVVAIGAGGIKSCVSANVGDQFDATNQDLLSKVYGWFYFSINAGSMISTVAIPWTYDHFGPRWAFGIPGILMALATIIFFSGRKKYVKVPPQGVNRNNLVFITWYALTHAGQRKPGQSMLDVAKGPYDPERVEGVKAVYRVMAVFFFALAFWAVWDQCLSEWTLYAERMNREINLGFTSFTVLPGQLSTVNTVFLLLFIPFFNYIVYPRLDKIGLKTTPLRRLGTGLILTALSFVVIGIIHTSLDHGGKPSIWWQVLAFMILSAAEVLVSITGLEYAYTHSPKSMKSTMTGIWFLVVSFGNLITALVNGLIEDGGWWAHNLKGANYEWFFVIFIVVFILIFLFVAPRLKERNYITDPYIDNQIIADNQ from the coding sequence ATGCAAGAAGCCCCAGCCGTAAAGGCTACCCCAAAATCCAGATTCCCTAAGAGCGTTCCCTACATTATAGGCAATGAAGCCGCAGAACGTTTTAGTTTTTACGGAATGCGTTCAATACTGACACTTTTTTTGGTAAACCAGTTTTTTAACCCTAATCATATCGACGCTGTAAACGACTTGGCCAACGCTAAAGCCAATAAGCTACACCATTTATTTGTGATGGTGGCCTATGCTTTGCCATTTGTAGGTGGCATGGTGGCCGACTGGTTTACCGGCAAATACAAACTTATCTTATATGTATCGATGATTTACTGTTTGGGGCATTTAATGTTGGCCATGTTCGATGGTGGCCTTGGTGGTTTTGAATTGGGTTTACTTGTGGTTGCAATTGGCGCCGGCGGTATTAAATCATGCGTATCTGCTAATGTAGGTGATCAATTTGATGCTACCAACCAGGATCTACTTTCGAAAGTTTACGGCTGGTTCTATTTCAGTATCAATGCCGGCTCTATGATTTCAACCGTTGCTATTCCATGGACTTATGATCACTTTGGCCCCAGGTGGGCCTTCGGTATTCCCGGTATCCTGATGGCGCTGGCTACCATCATATTTTTTTCGGGCCGTAAAAAATATGTAAAGGTTCCCCCGCAAGGGGTTAATCGCAATAACCTGGTATTTATAACCTGGTATGCACTAACTCATGCAGGCCAACGCAAACCGGGACAATCTATGCTTGATGTTGCCAAAGGCCCGTATGACCCCGAACGCGTTGAAGGTGTGAAAGCAGTATACCGGGTTATGGCCGTGTTCTTTTTCGCATTGGCATTTTGGGCTGTTTGGGATCAATGTTTGTCTGAGTGGACCCTATATGCCGAAAGAATGAATCGTGAGATTAACCTGGGTTTTACCTCATTCACAGTGTTGCCTGGTCAGTTATCAACTGTTAATACGGTGTTTCTTCTTCTATTTATTCCATTTTTCAACTATATAGTATATCCACGACTTGACAAAATTGGTCTAAAAACAACCCCGCTGCGAAGACTTGGTACCGGCCTGATTTTAACAGCTTTATCGTTCGTGGTAATTGGCATAATACACACCAGCCTTGATCATGGCGGTAAACCCTCCATTTGGTGGCAGGTGCTTGCGTTTATGATACTTTCAGCAGCCGAGGTGCTCGTATCTATCACCGGCTTGGAATACGCTTATACACACTCACCAAAATCGATGAAAAGTACCATGACCGGTATTTGGTTCCTGGTTGTATCGTTCGGTAATCTTATTACCGCACTTGTAAATGGCTTAATAGAAGACGGCGGCTGGTGGGCACATAACCTTAAGGGTGCAAACTATGAATGGTTCTTTGTTATTTTTATTGTTGTATTTATCCTGATATTTCTTTTTGTTGCACCACGGTTAAAAGAACGAAACTATATCACTGATCCTTATATAGATAATCAAATTATTGCTGATAACCAATAA
- a CDS encoding 3'-5' exonuclease, with amino-acid sequence MKLNLKRPLAFFDLETTGTNIGADRIVEISVIKLHPDGSEEVKTWRINPGMPIPLESSLVHGIYDEHIKDEQPFKDLGNAIAEFIGESDLAGYNSNKFDIPMLMEAFLRAGVSFTLDNRHFVDVQNIFHQMEQRTLKAAYQFYCAKTIENAHSAEADTRATMEVLLAQIERYENMEWEDKKGNRTIPVVGEVEALHKFTNLSNPVDFAGRMVYNEQGEELINFGKHKGKRVEDVFNVEPSYYSWMMQGDFPLYTKRKLEEIYTRWNAKKAAERQAKAAAQPKPAEQAPKADAPKADYPKKEFHKPDHTKTQSYQNKPYKKDEPAKPVNDEMLQQLALKFKKG; translated from the coding sequence ATGAAATTAAATTTAAAACGCCCGCTGGCTTTTTTCGACCTTGAAACCACAGGTACCAATATAGGTGCCGACCGTATAGTTGAAATATCTGTTATTAAACTTCATCCTGACGGGAGCGAGGAAGTAAAAACCTGGCGTATTAATCCGGGTATGCCTATTCCTTTAGAATCGTCGTTGGTACATGGTATTTACGACGAGCACATTAAAGATGAACAGCCGTTTAAAGATTTAGGAAATGCGATAGCCGAATTTATTGGCGAAAGTGACCTGGCGGGTTATAACTCCAATAAGTTTGATATACCAATGTTGATGGAGGCGTTTTTGCGTGCCGGCGTATCATTTACGCTTGATAATCGTCATTTTGTAGACGTGCAGAATATCTTTCACCAGATGGAGCAGCGTACCTTAAAGGCTGCCTATCAGTTTTATTGTGCCAAAACAATTGAAAACGCGCATTCGGCCGAGGCTGATACCCGCGCTACCATGGAAGTTTTGCTTGCGCAGATAGAACGCTATGAAAACATGGAATGGGAAGATAAAAAGGGTAACCGTACCATTCCGGTTGTTGGCGAGGTTGAAGCGTTGCACAAATTCACCAACTTAAGCAATCCGGTTGATTTTGCCGGTCGCATGGTTTATAATGAGCAGGGTGAGGAGCTGATTAATTTTGGCAAACACAAAGGCAAACGTGTAGAAGATGTGTTTAACGTTGAGCCAAGCTATTACTCCTGGATGATGCAGGGCGATTTTCCGCTGTATACCAAACGAAAGCTTGAAGAAATATATACCAGGTGGAATGCTAAAAAAGCGGCCGAACGCCAGGCTAAAGCTGCCGCACAACCCAAACCCGCCGAGCAGGCCCCCAAAGCGGATGCGCCAAAAGCTGATTATCCAAAAAAGGAATTTCACAAGCCCGATCATACCAAAACCCAGTCATATCAAAATAAGCCTTATAAAAAAGACGAGCCGGCAAAGCCCGTTAATGATGAAATGCTGCAACAACTGGCTTTGAAGTTTAAAAAGGGATAA
- a CDS encoding polyprenol monophosphomannose synthase: MPDSIVIIPTYNEKENIERMIRKVFSLPHDFHILVIDDGSPDGTSIIVKNLMNVYPERLFIEERAGKQGLGTAYIHGFKWSIAHHYDYIFEMDADFSHNPEDLLKLRQACIEGADAAIGSRYINGVNVVNWPMSRVLMSYFASVYVRFITGIDIRDSTAGFMCYKRKVLETVRLNKIKFVGYAFQIEMKYTSIKHGFKLKEVPIIFTDRTAGTSKMSTGIFKEAFFGVIQMKINSIFRKYPEG; this comes from the coding sequence GTGCCGGATAGCATTGTTATAATACCAACCTATAATGAAAAGGAAAATATTGAGCGTATGATTCGCAAAGTATTTTCTTTACCTCATGACTTTCATATACTCGTCATTGATGATGGATCACCCGACGGTACAAGCATCATTGTAAAAAACTTAATGAATGTTTACCCAGAGCGGCTGTTTATTGAAGAGCGTGCCGGTAAGCAGGGACTTGGAACGGCCTACATACATGGCTTTAAATGGTCTATAGCCCATCATTACGACTATATTTTTGAAATGGACGCCGATTTTTCGCATAATCCTGAAGATCTGCTCAAATTACGACAGGCTTGTATTGAAGGTGCCGATGCCGCTATCGGTTCGCGCTATATCAATGGTGTAAACGTGGTTAACTGGCCTATGAGCCGGGTATTGATGAGCTATTTTGCGTCAGTATACGTACGGTTTATAACCGGTATCGATATCAGAGATTCAACAGCCGGCTTTATGTGCTATAAACGTAAAGTACTGGAAACGGTAAGGCTCAATAAAATAAAGTTTGTTGGTTATGCCTTCCAGATAGAAATGAAGTACACCTCCATTAAACATGGCTTTAAGCTGAAAGAAGTTCCCATCATATTCACAGACCGTACTGCCGGTACATCCAAAATGTCGACAGGGATATTCAAAGAAGCATTCTTTGGTGTAATACAAATGAAGATCAACAGTATCTTCCGAAAGTACCCGGAAGGATGA
- a CDS encoding Arc family DNA binding domain-containing protein encodes MAEKKAFVLRINPDVLKEIESWAAEEFRSTNGQIEYLLQQALLGRKKTAKKKKE; translated from the coding sequence ATGGCCGAGAAAAAAGCATTTGTATTACGTATTAATCCCGATGTACTGAAGGAGATAGAGAGCTGGGCCGCCGAGGAATTCAGGAGCACCAATGGCCAGATTGAATACCTGCTGCAACAGGCCCTGCTTGGCCGTAAAAAAACCGCGAAAAAGAAAAAGGAGTAA
- a CDS encoding Gfo/Idh/MocA family protein, translating into MKTKLKNGFSYQCKMLLAILAFASLHLTNANAQTTPTDSLAKVKADSLAARRLATGTKVGIAGLNHDHIHLILNEYRHGNVNIVGIAEPDKKLWQKFGKAYNLPDSLFFEDLKTMCQKRKPTIVLGYNAVGKHIDIVETCAPMGISVMVEKPLAATLEQAKRMEFLALKYYINLLTNYETTWYSSVQSAYNTVKTDSIGVIRKMVFHDGHQGPREIGCSEDFLSWLTDPELNGAGALNDFGCYGADMMTWLMQGQRPIAVTAVARHYKPSVYPKVEDDATIIVEYPNATGMIEASWNWPFSIKDMEIFGAKGYIHTFDSDSLQIRINNNTREFKAPPLVSPANAPVPYFTAALKNPMRSRNDRSSLKYNMIVMQILDAAKRSIKEGKRIVL; encoded by the coding sequence ATGAAAACAAAACTAAAAAACGGCTTCAGCTACCAATGCAAAATGCTTTTAGCTATACTTGCATTTGCCAGTTTGCATTTAACAAATGCCAATGCACAAACTACCCCCACCGATTCATTGGCAAAAGTAAAAGCCGATAGCCTTGCAGCACGCAGGTTAGCAACCGGAACCAAAGTGGGCATAGCCGGGTTAAACCATGACCATATACATCTTATTTTAAACGAATACCGCCACGGCAACGTAAACATTGTTGGCATTGCCGAACCCGACAAAAAACTATGGCAAAAGTTTGGTAAGGCATATAACCTGCCCGACTCGTTATTTTTTGAAGATCTGAAAACTATGTGCCAAAAACGTAAACCAACCATTGTATTAGGTTATAACGCGGTTGGTAAACATATTGACATCGTAGAAACCTGTGCACCAATGGGTATATCAGTAATGGTTGAAAAACCACTGGCGGCTACGCTTGAGCAGGCCAAACGAATGGAATTCCTTGCTTTAAAATATTATATAAACCTGCTAACCAATTACGAAACTACCTGGTACTCATCGGTTCAAAGTGCATATAATACTGTAAAAACCGACAGTATTGGAGTTATCCGTAAAATGGTATTCCATGATGGTCATCAGGGGCCGCGTGAAATTGGCTGCAGCGAAGACTTTTTAAGCTGGTTAACCGATCCCGAACTTAACGGAGCCGGCGCGCTGAATGATTTCGGCTGCTATGGCGCCGACATGATGACCTGGTTGATGCAGGGACAAAGACCTATTGCGGTAACTGCTGTAGCCCGCCATTACAAACCATCAGTATATCCAAAGGTAGAAGATGATGCTACAATCATTGTGGAATATCCAAATGCAACCGGAATGATCGAAGCCTCATGGAACTGGCCTTTCAGCATTAAGGATATGGAGATATTTGGTGCAAAGGGTTACATCCACACCTTTGATAGTGATAGCCTGCAGATAAGAATAAACAATAATACAAGGGAATTTAAGGCACCTCCTTTGGTATCACCTGCCAATGCCCCGGTACCTTATTTCACAGCTGCTCTTAAAAACCCAATGAGATCGCGTAATGACCGTTCGTCACTAAAATATAATATGATAGTGATGCAAATACTGGATGCTGCAAAAAGATCAATTAAGGAAGGTAAAAGAATAGTTTTGTAA
- the queG gene encoding tRNA epoxyqueuosine(34) reductase QueG, protein MLNRTTYSRLIKSEAQKLGFLFCGISKANFLEEEAPSLEAWLKKNMHGEMQYMENHFDKRLDPRLLVDGAKSVISLGVNYYTDSGQDDPAAPKISKYAYGMDYHTVIKDKLRQLLQIINEKIGEVGGRVFVDSAPVLDKAWARKAGMGWIGKNSNLLNKKAGSFFFLAELIIDLELEYDIAPTADHCGTCTSCIDACPTDAIVGPYVVDGSRCISYLTIELKNEIPQEFKGKMDNWMFGCDVCQDVCPWNRFSVLNTEPAFTPHPELLTLKASDWQEITQDVFQKVFKNSAVKRTKFSGLKRNIEFLRK, encoded by the coding sequence ATGCTAAACAGGACAACATACAGCCGGTTGATTAAAAGCGAAGCCCAAAAGCTTGGCTTTCTGTTTTGTGGCATTTCCAAAGCCAATTTTTTAGAGGAAGAAGCGCCAAGCCTGGAAGCATGGTTAAAAAAAAACATGCACGGCGAGATGCAGTATATGGAAAACCATTTTGATAAACGCCTTGACCCACGCTTACTGGTTGACGGGGCAAAATCGGTTATATCATTGGGCGTTAATTACTATACTGATAGTGGTCAGGATGATCCAGCTGCGCCCAAGATATCAAAATATGCCTATGGTATGGATTACCATACTGTTATAAAAGATAAACTGAGGCAGCTTTTACAAATCATCAACGAAAAAATTGGCGAAGTTGGCGGTCGTGTGTTTGTTGATTCGGCACCTGTACTGGATAAGGCCTGGGCCAGGAAGGCCGGAATGGGTTGGATAGGTAAAAACTCCAACCTGCTCAATAAAAAAGCCGGCTCGTTCTTTTTCCTGGCCGAACTGATCATTGATCTGGAACTGGAGTATGATATAGCCCCAACAGCCGACCATTGCGGTACCTGTACCAGCTGTATTGACGCCTGCCCTACCGATGCCATCGTTGGGCCTTATGTGGTTGATGGCAGCCGTTGCATATCATACCTTACCATTGAGCTCAAAAACGAAATACCACAGGAATTTAAGGGCAAAATGGATAACTGGATGTTTGGTTGCGACGTTTGCCAGGATGTATGCCCCTGGAATCGTTTTTCGGTATTAAATACAGAGCCGGCCTTTACTCCACATCCAGAGTTGCTTACCCTGAAAGCTTCTGACTGGCAGGAAATTACACAGGATGTTTTTCAGAAAGTATTCAAAAACTCCGCTGTGAAACGTACCAAATTTTCAGGGCTAAAACGCAATATTGAATTTTTGCGAAAATAG
- a CDS encoding acetyl-CoA C-acyltransferase — translation MKEVVIVAATRTPIGSFGGGLAVLSATELGAQVIKSAVEKAGLKPDQIQEVYMGNVMPANLGQAPATQAAIFAGLPYLPATTVNKVCASGMKAIMLGAQSIAIGQNDIVVAGGMESMSNVPYYLDKARNGYRLGNGQITDGLVKDGLWDVYNDYHMGSAAELCAVDCNITREEQDAYAIESYNRAQKAQAEGKFRDEITPVELKDKKGDITLFADDEEPKTVKFEKIPSLKPVFKKDGTVTAANASTLNDGAAALVLMSREKADKLGIKPLARIASHADAQQAPEWFTTAPSKAIPLALHRAGLSSDQIDFYEINEAFSVVSIANNQLLKLNTAKVNVNGGAVSLGHPLGASGARIIVTLLSVLQQNNGKYGAAGICNGGGGASAMVIENLR, via the coding sequence ATGAAAGAAGTAGTAATAGTAGCTGCCACACGCACACCGATAGGCAGCTTTGGAGGTGGTTTAGCAGTCTTGAGCGCAACAGAACTGGGGGCGCAGGTTATCAAATCGGCAGTTGAAAAAGCTGGTTTAAAGCCCGATCAAATACAGGAAGTTTACATGGGTAATGTAATGCCGGCCAACCTGGGGCAGGCACCGGCTACGCAGGCTGCCATATTCGCGGGTCTTCCGTATCTGCCAGCCACTACCGTTAATAAAGTATGCGCTTCGGGTATGAAAGCGATAATGCTGGGGGCCCAAAGCATTGCCATAGGTCAGAACGATATTGTGGTTGCCGGTGGCATGGAGAGCATGAGCAATGTACCCTATTACCTTGATAAAGCCCGCAACGGCTATCGGTTAGGCAATGGACAAATTACCGATGGCCTTGTAAAAGATGGCCTTTGGGATGTTTATAACGATTATCACATGGGTTCCGCGGCTGAACTTTGCGCGGTTGATTGCAATATCACTCGTGAAGAACAGGATGCCTACGCTATTGAATCATATAACCGCGCCCAAAAAGCACAAGCCGAAGGGAAATTCAGAGATGAAATAACACCGGTTGAATTAAAAGATAAAAAGGGCGATATCACGTTATTTGCTGATGATGAGGAACCTAAAACGGTAAAATTTGAAAAAATCCCCTCATTAAAACCCGTATTTAAAAAAGATGGCACGGTTACCGCCGCCAATGCCTCAACCCTGAATGACGGAGCAGCAGCACTGGTATTAATGAGCCGCGAAAAAGCCGATAAGCTTGGTATTAAGCCGCTGGCACGGATAGCATCACATGCCGATGCCCAGCAAGCTCCTGAATGGTTCACCACTGCCCCATCAAAAGCCATCCCATTGGCATTGCACCGTGCAGGTTTATCATCAGACCAGATTGATTTTTATGAGATCAACGAAGCCTTTTCTGTGGTATCAATTGCCAACAACCAGCTTTTAAAACTTAATACTGCTAAGGTAAATGTAAATGGTGGCGCGGTTTCACTTGGTCATCCGTTGGGCGCTTCAGGAGCTCGCATTATTGTTACTTTATTATCTGTATTACAGCAAAATAATGGCAAATATGGCGCAGCTGGAATTTGTAATGGCGGGGGCGGTGCAAGTGCAATGGTTATCGAAAATTTACGTTAA
- a CDS encoding polysaccharide deacetylase family protein, with translation MCALSTISCQSKPADKTATAVATSTGTPAAAAATTSGKIDNAAVMARKQVPVVCYHQIRDWKPTDSKGAKDYIVQIAAFKEHIKMLADSGYHTILPDQLYAYLTTGAPLPKKPIMLTFDDTDLDQFTIANPTLKKYGFKAVYFVMTVSLGRPHYMTADMVKQLSDEGNVIGSHTWDHHRVDKYSHNAELKIIGKNGKVTTRPVDDWVTQIDKPTKKLEEITGKKIDYFAYPFGIWKKPVLPEFQKKGFKIAFQLADKRDPDYPLMTVRRILDSGYWSTKTFSNSVRNSF, from the coding sequence GTGTGCGCTTTGAGCACAATTTCATGCCAGTCTAAACCTGCCGATAAAACAGCCACTGCAGTGGCAACAAGTACCGGAACACCTGCAGCCGCAGCAGCAACAACAAGCGGCAAAATTGATAACGCGGCTGTTATGGCCCGCAAGCAGGTTCCCGTTGTTTGTTATCACCAGATACGCGACTGGAAACCAACCGACTCAAAAGGTGCTAAAGATTATATTGTGCAAATTGCCGCTTTTAAAGAACATATTAAAATGCTGGCCGATAGTGGTTACCATACTATACTGCCCGATCAGCTATATGCTTACCTTACAACCGGTGCTCCGTTGCCAAAAAAACCTATCATGCTTACGTTTGATGATACAGATCTTGATCAGTTTACCATTGCTAACCCTACTTTAAAAAAATATGGTTTTAAAGCTGTGTATTTTGTGATGACGGTATCATTGGGCCGCCCGCATTATATGACGGCTGATATGGTTAAACAACTATCAGACGAGGGAAACGTAATTGGCAGCCACACCTGGGATCATCACCGGGTTGATAAATACTCACACAACGCTGAACTGAAGATAATAGGAAAGAACGGCAAAGTAACTACCCGTCCGGTTGATGATTGGGTTACACAGATAGACAAGCCTACTAAGAAACTGGAAGAGATCACCGGTAAAAAAATTGATTATTTTGCCTATCCTTTTGGCATCTGGAAAAAACCGGTTTTACCTGAATTTCAAAAAAAGGGATTCAAAATAGCTTTCCAACTGGCCGACAAACGTGACCCTGACTATCCTTTAATGACTGTGAGAAGGATATTGGATAGCGGTTACTGGAGCACCAAAACATTCAGCAACAGCGTACGGAATAGTTTTTAA
- the ruvB gene encoding Holliday junction branch migration DNA helicase RuvB, with amino-acid sequence MNEHLDPGAERLSNTERDIERVLRPQQFEDFTGQHKILANLKVFVQAARQRGEALDHVLLHGPPGLGKTTLSHIIANEMSVGIKITSGPVLDKPGDLAGLLTNLETGDILFIDEIHRLSPLVEEYLYSAMEDFKIDIMLESGPNARSVQISLNPFTLVGATTRSGLLTAPLRARFGINSRLEYYDAKLLTTIVLRSAAILKTPITDEGAYEIARRSRGTPRIANALLRRTRDFAQIKGDGNIDTAIAQYALNALNVDEHGLDEMDNKILLTIIDKFKGGPVGLKTIATAVGEDEGTIEEVYEPFLIQEGFLMRTTRGREATESAYKHLGKIKLGGNPSLF; translated from the coding sequence ATGAATGAGCATCTTGACCCCGGAGCAGAACGCTTAAGTAATACCGAACGTGATATTGAAAGAGTATTGCGTCCGCAGCAATTTGAGGATTTTACCGGTCAGCATAAAATATTAGCCAACTTAAAAGTATTTGTACAGGCTGCCCGCCAGCGTGGCGAGGCACTTGATCATGTTTTACTGCACGGCCCACCGGGTTTGGGTAAAACCACCCTGTCGCACATTATAGCCAACGAAATGAGCGTTGGTATCAAGATCACTTCAGGTCCGGTGCTTGACAAACCCGGTGATCTTGCGGGCCTGCTCACTAACCTGGAAACCGGCGACATCCTGTTTATTGATGAAATACACCGCCTTAGCCCATTAGTTGAAGAGTACCTGTATTCGGCGATGGAGGATTTTAAAATTGATATTATGCTGGAGAGCGGCCCAAATGCGCGCTCCGTTCAAATATCGCTTAACCCTTTTACCCTTGTGGGTGCTACTACCCGCTCGGGCTTACTTACCGCTCCTTTAAGGGCCAGGTTTGGTATCAATTCCAGACTCGAGTATTACGATGCAAAGCTGCTTACTACTATTGTATTACGCTCGGCTGCCATCCTCAAAACACCTATTACCGACGAAGGTGCTTACGAAATTGCCCGCCGCAGCCGGGGTACCCCGCGTATTGCTAATGCCCTGTTACGCCGCACACGCGATTTTGCACAGATTAAAGGCGACGGCAATATTGACACCGCTATAGCACAATACGCGCTAAATGCGCTAAATGTAGATGAGCACGGCCTTGATGAAATGGACAATAAAATATTACTCACCATTATTGACAAGTTTAAAGGCGGCCCGGTAGGTTTAAAAACCATTGCCACCGCTGTAGGCGAAGATGAAGGCACTATTGAAGAAGTATACGAACCATTTTTAATTCAGGAAGGTTTTTTAATGCGTACCACCCGCGGCCGTGAAGCTACCGAAAGTGCCTATAAACATCTCGGTAAGATAAAACTGGGCGGTAATCCTTCCCTATTCTAA